From the genome of Sediminibacter sp. Hel_I_10:
CAAACACCAAGGCATTTGGGTAGGTGTTAAAGATGGCATCAAAATTATCTCTTATAATGATTCTCCCATCTACTTCCTCTGCTTTATCAGAATATGTTGGCGGTACGTTAACAATGTTTCCAACAGCTTTATCAGACGAACTATGTAAATGAGAACTATATTTTGGTTGGATACGTGCCATAAAAGCGGTAATCCATTGTTGCAATTTTAACTTTTCTTCAGAACCTTCACCAACCACATAACGTAATACTTGTCTGGCACTGGAAAGAATATCTTTTCTAATAGGCTCTTTAATATCTTCTAAATCATTGATGATTTTGGTGATAAATGCCTTGTTTGTACTTTTCTCTGCAAGTGGCTTTAATAATTTGATAGCTTCAGAGCGGTCTGCTAGAATAGGTTCTAAATAAGCATTCCAAGCGGCTTTTTTGCCTTCTCTTACGCTCTTTTTTAAATTTTTGTCAATGGTATCGAGTTCTTCTTCCGTAGCAATATTGTTGGCAATCATCCATTGTCTCATTTTCGAGATACAATCGTGTTCTGTTTCCCAATCTAATCGCTCTTTACTTTTATAACGCTCATGAGACCCAGAAGTGGAGTGGCCTTGAGGTTGCGTGAGTTCTTGAACATGAATTAATACCGGTACATGTTCTTCACGTGCTATTTTTTCGGCCGTTTCGTAAGTGTTTACCAAAGCGTTATAATCCCAGCCTTTAACCCTTAAAATCTCATAACCATTGCCATGCTCATCACGTTGAAATCCTTTTAAGATTTCAGAAATGTTTTCTTTTGTAGTTTGGTGTCTGGCATGCACCGAGATGCCATAATCGTCATCCCAAACACTAATGACCATGGGGACTTGTAAAACCCCAGCGGCGTTAATGGTCTCAAAAAACAGACCTTCGCTTGTGCTAGCATTACCAATAGTTCCCCAGGCAATTTCATTACCATCCTTAGAGAATTTTGAAGTATCAATGCCTTTGACGTTTCTATAAATTTTAGAGGCTTGTGCCAAACCAAGTAATCTTGGCATTTGACCCGCTGTAGGAGAAATATCAGCACTAGAATTGTACTGCTCCATAAGGTTTTTCCAATTGCCATGATCGTCAAGACTGTGCGTGCCAAAATGGCCACCCATTTGTCGTCCTGCACTCATAGGATCTGCTTCTAAAGAGGTATGTGCGTATAATCCGGCAAAAAATTGCTCAATATTTAATTGATCAATCGCCATCATAAAGGTTTGATCGCGGTAATATCCTGAACGAAAATCGCCTTTTTTAAAGACCTTAGACCAGGCCAGCTGTGGCAGCTCTTTACCATCACCAAAGATTCCAAACTTTGCTTTACCCGTCAAAACTTCACGACGACCTAAAAGACTGCATTCCCTGCTGGTGATAGCGATTCGGTAATCATTCAATATTTCACTTTTAAAATCTTCAAAAGTGATGTCTTCGGTAGTTTTAGGTTCTGTCTGCATAGTGTGGAAATGGTGTTTCGCAAATTTAACGAAAGTTCGGAAATATTACAACCTTGTAGTTTGTTATAATTTTGAGAATATAGCAAAAAAAATCTTCATTTCTGATATATTAATCAAAATCAGGGATTAAATTGAATTTCTGTTAAGAATTCATTAATACCACTTTCGTCTAAATAGGCCTAATAATGCACCCGGATCAAGGGTGAATTTAATTCTGATTTTCTGGTCATAGTTGGGCTGGGCTATTTCCCAACCAAGATTGGAATACACGGGGAAGTACAATTCAAAATAATCGGTAACCAAGTCTACTTTAATTCCAGAATCATAAACAAAGGCAGGATTACGGCTCTTATTTTTAAGCAGTCCAATATCGCCATAGCCTTCTATGTATTTCCAAATGGTAGTACTTACATTACTGGTCACCATCCATTGGTTGGCAAACGCCGTATCTAGTTTTGATTTAAAACCACCTTCTGCAATGATAATCTGTTGGCTATAAATCCCAGTGTCTTCAGAGCGCCCCAAGTAATTATAGTCAAACAGGTAATCTGTAGGGCGATCTAGAGCAAAGCTGAAATAGTTAGAGTTGGCATCGGTTTTATTAAATAAGAAGGATCCTGCAAATACTCTAAAATTAAATTGGCGGTTGGTCTCAGAGAGTTTTCTATATTCATAGTTTAAAGAGATTTTCCCGAATTTTTGGGCAAACTGCAGATCGTAAAACCATTTTGAGAAATTCACCAATCCTGGGTTTGATTTCACATACCTTACGTTAAGTACGCTATAGTCTGGCTCGTCAAAATCATCTAAAACAATAGTATCGCTAAAGTCTCTCGAAATGCTTAAATATCTAAAATTCAAGAGTCGACTTTCATTTGATCTAAAATCGTCATCGTTTCTAAAAACAAAAGAAAGACTTGGTGTTAAGACTGTTACAAAGGAGTCTTCGGCAAAGGCGTTGTACTTCGCTCCAAAGCCGTAACTAATATTGTATAAATTTTGATTTTCGATATTGTGGGTATAGCCAACCGATCCACCACCAGTAAAAGATTTTGATTTGGTGGCATATTGGGGCGAAAATTTATAGTTTAAACGTTTCCTAAGTAAGGTTTTGTTATAAAATTTGGCACCTAAGGTAAGTCCGTCGTAAATGTTATTGAACTCTACTAAGGGCATTAAGAAAATTTGGTTGTAATAAGGGTCTTCAACGTCCTTAAAAACCCGAAATTGAAAAGGCTTGTTGTTAAATAAAAAGCCCTTTAATGATCTGTAATTATCTCTTAGATTAAATTCTGGGATGGTATTATCATAATTGAGCGCTAATTTTTCAATGCTATCTCTGGCAATAGTTACTGTTTTAAGATGACTAATATTCTCTACCCAAGATTTGGAAAGGATAGAGTCATTTCCCAATGTAAAGAGCGATACAGGCATCTGGTTGTCGCGCTTGTTTTTAATGGTGAGCTTAATGGAATCTTTGGTTTTGACAACCTTATCAATTTTAAAATCGATTTTTGCGCGGGTATTGATATAATCCGTAAAAAACCAATCGATATTTTTTGGGGTGTTCTTTTTTAATTCATTTTCAAAGGTTTGGGAGTTGGTCACCTTTAATTTATGATTTCTCAAATACTCCGAGAGTTGTGTTTCTACAACACCAGAATTAACAAAATCATCCAAATAGCGTAAGCCGATACCTGCTTTATATTTTCCGGCGATATTCGCATTAAATTTTAATAAAGAATCTTTTGATGTGGTTAGGGCTTGGTCTCTATTGGTACGCGCCATTTGCATGTAAAATAGGTTGAACTGATCGTTGTATTTTAAATCTGCAGCATGAAAAGATCGCACTCCCCAAATGTCGGCCAGGGTCCCTATGAGTTTTGTATCTGGA
Proteins encoded in this window:
- a CDS encoding metalloprotease encodes the protein MKLNDGILICLLVFTSLSFCQNSIDIKASLDVQQKTIAVSQNIRYQNTSQDTLNTIYLNDWNNAYSTKKTPLAKRFTEEFNDKFHFAKSEQRGYTTITDLKDDLGNSLNYNTTKAFPDVVEVSLKQPLLPNSYYDLSITYNIVVPDDTFTGYGISEDLNFHLKYWYLTPAVYDGKWEIYSNKNLDDLYVPPSDMTMEITFPLGYQLVSELNTTNIKQTTSGQTYSLEGKQRVNTILILNKRSDYKFVQTDDFTIMSNVDAKGISPEEKALITDKITRFITEQLGAYPHERLLITNNDYKKDPLYGLNQLPDFIRPFPDNFQYELKLLKTALNNYLENTLIINPRKDYWLRDGIQIYYLMKYVEDNYPDTKLIGTLADIWGVRSFHAADLKYNDQFNLFYMQMARTNRDQALTTSKDSLLKFNANIAGKYKAGIGLRYLDDFVNSGVVETQLSEYLRNHKLKVTNSQTFENELKKNTPKNIDWFFTDYINTRAKIDFKIDKVVKTKDSIKLTIKNKRDNQMPVSLFTLGNDSILSKSWVENISHLKTVTIARDSIEKLALNYDNTIPEFNLRDNYRSLKGFLFNNKPFQFRVFKDVEDPYYNQIFLMPLVEFNNIYDGLTLGAKFYNKTLLRKRLNYKFSPQYATKSKSFTGGGSVGYTHNIENQNLYNISYGFGAKYNAFAEDSFVTVLTPSLSFVFRNDDDFRSNESRLLNFRYLSISRDFSDTIVLDDFDEPDYSVLNVRYVKSNPGLVNFSKWFYDLQFAQKFGKISLNYEYRKLSETNRQFNFRVFAGSFLFNKTDANSNYFSFALDRPTDYLFDYNYLGRSEDTGIYSQQIIIAEGGFKSKLDTAFANQWMVTSNVSTTIWKYIEGYGDIGLLKNKSRNPAFVYDSGIKVDLVTDYFELYFPVYSNLGWEIAQPNYDQKIRIKFTLDPGALLGLFRRKWY
- a CDS encoding thiamine pyrophosphate-dependent enzyme, which codes for MQTEPKTTEDITFEDFKSEILNDYRIAITSRECSLLGRREVLTGKAKFGIFGDGKELPQLAWSKVFKKGDFRSGYYRDQTFMMAIDQLNIEQFFAGLYAHTSLEADPMSAGRQMGGHFGTHSLDDHGNWKNLMEQYNSSADISPTAGQMPRLLGLAQASKIYRNVKGIDTSKFSKDGNEIAWGTIGNASTSEGLFFETINAAGVLQVPMVISVWDDDYGISVHARHQTTKENISEILKGFQRDEHGNGYEILRVKGWDYNALVNTYETAEKIAREEHVPVLIHVQELTQPQGHSTSGSHERYKSKERLDWETEHDCISKMRQWMIANNIATEEELDTIDKNLKKSVREGKKAAWNAYLEPILADRSEAIKLLKPLAEKSTNKAFITKIINDLEDIKEPIRKDILSSARQVLRYVVGEGSEEKLKLQQWITAFMARIQPKYSSHLHSSSDKAVGNIVNVPPTYSDKAEEVDGRIIIRDNFDAIFNTYPNALVFGEDSGNIGDVNQGLEGLQEKYGELRVADAGIREATILGQGIGLAMRGLRPIAEIQYLDYLMYALQIISDDLATLQYRTKGRQKAPLIIRTRGHRLEGIWHSGSQLGGIINLVRGIHVLVPRNMTKAAGFYNTLLESDEPALIIECLNGYRLKEKMPNNIGRFKTPIGVVETVKEGNDITLVSYGSTLNMVAKTAKDLMEVGINAEVIDVQSLLPFDLNHDIVKSLEKTNRLLIIDEDVPGGASAYILNEILNTQNGYRFLDSKPQTMTAKPHRPAYGTDGDYFSKPSNEDIFEKVYEIMHEVSPEDFPKLT